One Purpureocillium takamizusanense chromosome 1, complete sequence genomic window carries:
- a CDS encoding uncharacterized protein (COG:S~EggNog:ENOG503NY81), translating into MLSHPSTSPLSPCPPAMSRSSGFDGAFSQYLQGHRRYNSSTAAGTESSVANSPPACRNRALSIRSGGKSKSSGSGGSGGRTAFSFSSLRGQVQPELSRRLFRLIKSENNLISAHETAGRERISIAQQLSEWGEQTGDDGISDISDKVGVILSEMGEQEDTYAHALDESRGRLKSIRNTEKSVQPSRDGKAKIADEIGRLKLKEPESARLVVLEQELVRAEAENLVAEAQLTNVTRQKLKEAYEAEFAATIERAEKQIILAKHGRRLLAMLDDTPVVPGDDREPYAYGQQARQVLNDCEDDLREWQPEQEGYTLEEQGPTQSKEKAIDDGAGVKSEDAAASEIELHKGTSITAA; encoded by the exons ATGCTGTCGCACCCCTCGACATCACCTCTGTCcccttgcccgcccgccatgtccCGGTCGTCCGGCTTCGACGGTGCCTTCTCGCAGTACTTGCAGGGCCACCGGCGCTACAACAGTAGCACCGCAGCCGGCACGGAATCCAGCGTCGCTAActcgccgcctgcgtgcAGGAACCGCGCACTCTCCATCCGCTCCGGCGGCAAGTCCAAgagctccggctccggcggctcCGGTGGCCGCACCGCCTTCTCCTTCAGCTCCCTGCGCGGCCAGGTCCAGCCTGAGCTGtcgcgccgcctcttccgccTCATCAAGTCGGAGAACAACCTCATCTCGGCCCacgagacggccggccgcgagcgcaTCTCCATCGCCCAGCAGCTCTCCGAGTGGGGCGAACAgacgggcgacgatggcatcAGCGACATTTCGGACAAGGTCGGCGTCATCCTCAGCGAGATGGGCGAGCAGGAGGACACGTACGCCCACGCCCTTGACGAgtcgcgcggccgcctcaaGTCCATCCGCAACACGGAGAAGAGCGTCCAGCCCAGtcgcgacggcaaggccaagatCGCCGACGAGATTGGCAGGCTCAAGTTGAAGGAGCCCGAGAGCGccaggctcgtcgtcctAGAGCAGGAGCTCGTTAgagccgaggccgagaaccTCGTCGCTGAAGCCCAGCTGACCAATGTG ACCCGCCAGAAGCTCAAGGAAGCGTACGAGGCCGAgttcgccgccaccattGAGCGTGCCGAGAAGCAAATCATCCTGGCCaagcacggccgccgcctcctcgccatgctcgacgacacgcccgtcgtgcccggcgacgaccgcgagCCGTACGCCTACGGACAGCAGGCTCGTCAGGTGCTTAACGATTGCGAAGACGACCTCCGGGAATGGCAGCCAGAACAGGAGGGGTacacgctcgaggagcaaGGCCCCACCCAGAGTAAGGAGAAGGCGATTGATGATGGGGCGGGAGTCAAGagcgaagacgccgccgcgagtgAGATTGAGCTGCACAAGGGCACGTCGATTACCGCAGCGTGA
- the OST1 gene encoding dolichyl-diphosphooligosaccharide--protein glycosyltransferase subunit 1 (EggNog:ENOG503NXCK~BUSCO:EOG092628A0~TransMembrane:1 (n4-15c20/21o461-478i)~SECRETED:SignalP(1-20~SECRETED:cutsite=AAA-SG~SECRETED:prob=0.4461)~COG:G) yields the protein MKPLSLASALFGLLVTSAAASGSKSKVTLPAEFKPPQVFKNANLVHVVSLEKNYVKEQVNVLIENVSKQPQDEYYLPFTADQMSRVGGFEVKDRKDATAGPFVAERVEYDPNSDVQYFRIRLPAPLKAGGQQTLGISFYVLKAYSPLPASIKQEDQQFLVYEFSVYAPSAYPTLKQKTEVKAPSSSIPNYTKIAAKEGKGSPQKQGSKLTYGPFDEKPAGAASPASVRFEFTKSVLHIADLERDIEVSHWGGNVAFEERYTLIHRGANLSSPFNRVKWAQSQYFNPATTALKEMRFPLQPGSVDPYFTDAIGNVSTSRFRSSKREALLELKPRYPIFGGWKYPFTIGWNSNAANLLRKTASGGYVLKVPFMEGPKQAEGVEYEQINVRVLLPEGASNVKVYTGVPDSSIVESSVGLHKTYLDTIGRTAVTIKARNLVDEFRDRDLIISYETSLFDTLRKPFIVFTSMMTVFVAAWAVSKVEVGFAKK from the exons ATGAAGCCCTTGTCACTCGCATCGGCACTCTTTGGCCTGCTGGtgaccagcgccgccgcctccgggtCCAAGTCCAAGGtgacgctgcccgccgagtTCAAGCCGCCCCAAGTCTTCAAGAACGCCAAtctcgtccacgtcgtctCGCTCGAGAAGAACTACGTCAAGGAGCAGGTCAACGTTCTCATCGAGAATGTCTCCAAGCAGCCCCAGGATGAATACTACCTGCCCTTCACCGCGGATCAAATGTCCCGGGTCGGTGGCTTCGAGGTCAAGGACCGCAAGGACGCCACTGCCGGGCCTTTCGTGGCCGAGCGAGTCGAATACGACCCGAATAG CGATGTTCAGTACTTTCGCATCCGGCTCCCCGCGCCGCTCAAGGCCGGTGGCCAGCAGACCCTCGGCATTTCCTTCTATGTCCTCAAGGCCTACAGCCCTCTGCCCGCGTCCATCAAGCAGGAGGATCAGCAATTCCTCGTCTACGAATTCTCCGTCTACGCGCCCTCGGCGTATCCGACCCTAAAGCAAAAGACCGAGGTCAaggcgccatcgtcctccATCCCCAACTATACCAAGATTGCCGCCAAGGAGGGCAAAGGGTCCCCTCAAAAGCAGGGCTCCAAGCTCACCTACGGACCCTTCGACGAGAagcccgcgggcgccgcgtcTCCCGCAAGTGTCCGCTTCGAGTTTACCAAGTCGGTGCTGCATATCGCCGATCTCGAGCGGGACATCGAGGTCAGCCACTGGGGCGGCAACGTCGCCTTTGAGGAGCGATACACGCTCATCCACCGCGGTGCCAACTTGTCGTCGCCTTTCAACCGGGTCAAGTGGGCGCAGTCGCAATACTTCAATCCGGCGACCACGGCGCTCAAGGAGATGCGCTTCCCGCTCCAGCCCGGCAGCGTGGACCCTTATTTCACCGATGCCATCGGCAACGTGTCGACCTCTCGCTTCCGGAGCAGCAAGCGCGAGGCTCTGCTGGAGCTGAAGCCTCGCTACCCCATCTTTGGCGGCTGGAAGTACCCGTTCACCATTGGGTGGAACTCCAACGCTGCCAATCTGCTGCGCAAGACGGCCTCCGGGGGCTACGTGCTCAAGGTCCCGTTCATGGAGGGCCCCAAGCAGGCTGAGGGCGTCGAGTACGAGCAGATCAACGTGCGGGTGTTGTTGCCGGAGGGTGCCTC GAACGTCAAGGTGTACACGGGCGTGCCTGACTCTTCCATCGTGGAGTCCTCGGTCGGCTTGCACAAGACGTACCTGGACACAATTGGCCGCACAGCGGTGACTATCAAGGCGCGCAACCTGGTGGATGAGTTCCGGGACCGCGACCTCATCATCTCGTACGAGACGTCGCTGTTCGATACGCTGCGGAAACCTTTCATCGTCTTCACCAGCATGATGACGGTATTCGTGGCAGCGTGGGCCGTGAGCAAGGTGGAGGTCGGTTTTGCGAAGAAGTAA